One region of Natronorubrum aibiense genomic DNA includes:
- a CDS encoding HNH endonuclease gives MDCPTCGKTLSTERGMRQHHTKVHDEPLPNRTCRGCGLEFYDPKARREFCDDCNPNAGEHNGNWSDAIETTACKRCGEEFEYYPSNKDGVYCPPCVNTADGLLPTNLSIKGNRVVVHCQSCDAELEVRPAQLEEHTRGFFCTLECYGAWLSENIVGPNHHQRKGSPITYGRHWWQIRRQALERDDYKCQHCGVDADELGQNPDVHHRQPVRSFDHPDAAHTMDNVITLCRSCHRRVEAGEIVVSPRDEK, from the coding sequence ATGGACTGTCCAACGTGCGGGAAGACGCTCTCGACGGAGCGTGGCATGCGTCAACACCACACGAAAGTCCACGACGAGCCACTTCCGAATCGAACCTGTCGTGGGTGTGGCCTCGAGTTCTACGACCCGAAGGCCAGACGGGAGTTCTGCGATGACTGTAATCCGAACGCTGGCGAGCACAACGGCAACTGGAGCGATGCGATAGAGACCACGGCGTGTAAACGGTGTGGAGAGGAGTTCGAATACTATCCGTCGAACAAGGACGGCGTCTATTGCCCACCGTGTGTCAACACTGCAGACGGGCTTCTTCCGACGAATCTGTCAATAAAAGGAAATCGAGTAGTAGTCCACTGTCAATCGTGTGACGCCGAACTCGAGGTTCGGCCAGCGCAACTTGAGGAGCACACCCGCGGCTTCTTCTGTACGCTCGAGTGCTACGGTGCGTGGCTCTCGGAGAACATTGTCGGTCCCAACCACCACCAACGGAAGGGCAGCCCGATTACGTATGGCCGGCACTGGTGGCAGATTCGACGGCAGGCACTCGAGCGTGACGACTACAAGTGTCAACACTGTGGGGTAGACGCCGACGAACTCGGACAGAACCCGGACGTCCATCACCGACAGCCTGTCCGATCGTTCGACCATCCCGACGCTGCACATACGATGGACAACGTGATTACACTCTGTCGGAGCTGTCATCGGCGTGTCGAGGCAGGGGAAATCGTGGTCTCTCCTCGAGACGAAAAGTAA
- a CDS encoding NADH-quinone oxidoreductase subunit B: MSSNNPRQSIHDSTAPSTDTRDSRIGEGPDDRFNSKLREAFGASPFILTKFDKFMNWVRGNSMFMLQFGIACCSIEMIHTYAIKHDLDRFGAGVPRASPRQADVMIVPGTIVSKFGPRMKRVYDQMPEPKFVVGMGSCTISGGPFQEGYNVVKGAEEIIPIDIHVPGCPPRPEALIYGVAKLQERIRNGESSPVVVKPYELEQFGDLPKDELVQKLASEIDEDDLVMRYNWADSP; encoded by the coding sequence ATGAGCAGTAACAATCCACGACAATCGATCCACGACAGCACCGCACCGTCGACGGATACCCGCGACTCGCGGATCGGCGAAGGTCCGGACGACCGGTTCAACTCCAAGCTCCGGGAGGCGTTCGGCGCATCGCCGTTTATCCTCACGAAGTTCGATAAGTTCATGAATTGGGTCCGGGGCAACTCGATGTTCATGCTACAGTTCGGGATCGCCTGCTGTAGTATCGAGATGATCCATACCTACGCGATCAAACACGACCTCGATCGCTTCGGTGCTGGCGTGCCACGCGCATCGCCGCGACAGGCCGACGTGATGATCGTCCCCGGGACGATCGTCTCGAAGTTCGGTCCCCGAATGAAGCGCGTCTACGACCAGATGCCCGAGCCGAAGTTCGTCGTCGGCATGGGATCGTGTACGATCTCCGGCGGCCCCTTCCAAGAAGGATACAACGTCGTGAAGGGTGCCGAGGAGATCATCCCGATCGACATTCACGTGCCGGGCTGTCCGCCCCGGCCGGAGGCGCTCATCTACGGCGTCGCCAAACTGCAAGAGCGGATTCGAAACGGCGAGTCGTCGCCGGTCGTCGTCAAACCGTACGAACTCGAGCAGTTCGGCGACCTGCCGAAAGACGAACTTGTCCAGAAACTCGCGAGCGAAATCGACGAAGACGATCTCGTCATGCGTTACAACTGGGCTGATTCACCATGA
- a CDS encoding 5-(carboxyamino)imidazole ribonucleotide synthase — translation MTTLQTPGPTLGVVGGGQLGRMLAEAASPLGVEVVVLDPTPDCPAAPVARDQIVADFDDEAGIRELAARADVLTFEIELADQDVLERISEDTGTPVHPKPSTLRTIHDKLVQKRELEDAGVPVPPFRAVDDADDIRAAIDDYGAPVMLKARTGGYDGRGNVPVESKADAEDALESVAGPAMVEAFVEFEREVSVIAVNGDDEIATFPLGENIHVDEILRETIVPARSSEAVSERAYEVARDVLSVMDGRGVYGIELFETPDGEILLNEIAPRPHNSGHWTIEGAQSSQFEQHARAVLGWPLGSTELRSPTALANLLADVEENQDARLRHVDRVLETPGAHLHWYGKRTSRPGRKMGHVTVSGDTDADVEALLETARELESAVTFTAE, via the coding sequence ATGACAACGCTGCAGACGCCCGGACCGACGCTTGGCGTCGTCGGTGGCGGACAGCTCGGACGAATGCTCGCCGAGGCGGCGTCGCCGCTCGGCGTCGAGGTGGTCGTACTCGATCCGACACCCGACTGCCCGGCCGCGCCAGTCGCCCGTGACCAGATCGTCGCTGACTTCGACGACGAGGCAGGCATTCGCGAACTCGCCGCCCGCGCAGACGTCCTCACGTTCGAGATCGAACTCGCCGATCAGGACGTCTTAGAGCGCATCAGCGAGGATACGGGGACGCCCGTACATCCGAAGCCGTCGACACTGCGGACGATCCACGACAAGCTCGTCCAGAAACGGGAACTCGAGGACGCCGGCGTTCCGGTGCCGCCGTTCCGTGCGGTCGACGACGCCGACGACATCCGCGCGGCCATCGACGACTACGGCGCGCCAGTCATGCTCAAAGCGCGGACCGGCGGCTACGATGGTCGCGGGAACGTTCCCGTCGAATCGAAGGCTGACGCCGAGGATGCCCTCGAGTCGGTCGCCGGCCCCGCGATGGTCGAAGCGTTCGTCGAGTTTGAACGCGAGGTGTCGGTGATCGCCGTCAACGGCGACGACGAGATCGCGACCTTCCCGCTGGGCGAGAACATCCACGTCGACGAGATCCTTCGAGAGACGATCGTGCCCGCGCGCTCGAGCGAGGCCGTCTCCGAGCGCGCATACGAGGTCGCACGGGACGTTCTATCCGTGATGGATGGCCGGGGCGTCTATGGGATCGAGCTCTTTGAAACTCCTGACGGCGAGATTCTGCTCAACGAGATCGCCCCGCGCCCGCACAACTCGGGCCACTGGACGATCGAGGGCGCACAGAGTTCCCAGTTCGAACAGCACGCCCGAGCCGTCCTCGGCTGGCCGCTCGGCTCGACCGAACTGCGCTCGCCAACAGCACTCGCGAACCTGCTGGCCGATGTCGAGGAGAATCAGGACGCACGTCTCCGACACGTCGACCGTGTGCTCGAGACGCCCGGCGCACACCTCCACTGGTACGGCAAGCGAACGTCCCGTCCGGGCCGGAAGATGGGTCACGTGACGGTTTCCGGCGACACGGACGCCGACGTCGAAGCCCTGCTCGAGACCGCGCGCGAGCTCGAGTCGGCCGTGACGTTCACGGCGGAGTAG
- the glmM gene encoding phosphoglucosamine mutase, producing the protein MFGTSGIRGTVGDDVTAELALAVGRAVASDGYERVVVGRDARESGTVLAEALIAGLRECGADVLEVGVAPTPTIARAVAWADADAGVVVTASHNPAPDNGIKLWSASGKAFGPEQREAIATRVEREAYDLRPWNEQGSRESLDGALERHTGALAEAVSIDDPPSVVVDVGNGTGGITARVLATLGCDVVTLNGQQDGSFPGRASEPTRETLAGLSSLVESTAADLGIAHDGDADRMMAVDETGTFVPKDVLFALFAREVASDGDVVAAPVGTSMTVDDALAAVGASVTRTPVGDVFVAEEASRPDVVFGGEPSGAWIWPTETLCPDGPLAACKLLEHVADRGPLSELVADVETYPIRRTSLEVEAKAAVIDRVRDRAREQYDDVETLDGVSIDLEDGWILVRASGTEPVVRVTAEARTESRAEELVADAVAIVEGALEAAA; encoded by the coding sequence ATGTTCGGAACGAGCGGTATCCGAGGAACTGTTGGTGACGACGTTACAGCCGAACTCGCACTCGCCGTGGGGCGAGCCGTCGCATCCGACGGCTACGAGCGCGTCGTCGTCGGGCGGGACGCTCGGGAGAGCGGCACAGTTCTCGCCGAGGCACTGATCGCCGGCTTGCGTGAGTGCGGGGCAGACGTCCTCGAGGTCGGCGTCGCACCGACGCCGACGATCGCGAGAGCCGTGGCCTGGGCGGATGCGGACGCGGGGGTCGTCGTCACGGCCTCGCACAATCCCGCGCCGGACAACGGGATCAAACTCTGGTCGGCGTCGGGCAAGGCCTTCGGTCCGGAGCAGCGCGAGGCAATCGCGACGCGCGTCGAACGCGAGGCGTACGACCTCAGGCCCTGGAACGAGCAGGGCTCGCGCGAGTCGCTCGACGGCGCGCTCGAGCGCCACACAGGGGCACTCGCCGAGGCAGTGTCGATCGACGATCCGCCGAGCGTCGTCGTCGACGTCGGCAACGGGACCGGCGGGATCACTGCTCGCGTGCTTGCAACGCTTGGCTGTGACGTCGTTACGCTGAACGGCCAACAGGACGGCAGCTTTCCGGGTCGGGCGAGCGAGCCGACGCGAGAGACGCTCGCTGGCCTCTCGTCGCTGGTCGAATCGACGGCTGCCGACCTCGGGATTGCCCACGACGGGGACGCCGACCGGATGATGGCTGTCGACGAAACGGGGACGTTCGTCCCGAAAGACGTGCTGTTCGCGCTGTTCGCGCGCGAGGTCGCAAGCGACGGCGACGTCGTCGCCGCGCCGGTCGGAACGAGTATGACAGTCGACGACGCGCTCGCGGCCGTCGGGGCATCGGTCACGCGAACGCCGGTCGGCGACGTCTTCGTGGCCGAGGAAGCGAGTCGACCGGACGTCGTCTTCGGTGGCGAGCCAAGTGGGGCGTGGATTTGGCCGACGGAGACGCTGTGTCCGGACGGCCCGCTCGCGGCCTGTAAACTCCTCGAGCACGTCGCCGACCGCGGGCCGCTCTCGGAACTCGTCGCCGACGTCGAGACGTATCCGATCCGGCGAACGTCGCTCGAGGTCGAGGCGAAAGCCGCCGTGATCGACCGGGTCCGCGATCGGGCCCGTGAGCAGTACGACGACGTCGAGACGCTCGACGGCGTCTCGATCGACCTCGAGGACGGATGGATTCTCGTTCGTGCCAGCGGAACCGAACCGGTCGTCAGAGTCACGGCCGAGGCTCGAACCGAGTCGCGAGCCGAGGAGCTCGTCGCCGACGCCGTGGCGATTGTCGAGGGTGCGCTCGAAGCGGCCGCCTGA
- a CDS encoding AIR carboxylase family protein produces MSDSVSDLIDRLHREAEQDRLNDETPDVGIVMGSDSDLEVMMTGGKRRGAYDAFVDELGFAEQTDYENSPEERFTFETYVTSAHRTPDLMTAYAETAEDRGLEVIIAGAGGKSADLPNMTASIAYPLPVIGVPVQEKSVDSVIGMPTGAPLVAVDAGKSFNAALSAAQILARQHDSVRDRLVAYHDGLREGVGTVSRDLHDQGTKTFSSE; encoded by the coding sequence ATGAGCGACAGCGTCAGCGACCTGATCGACCGCCTACACCGCGAAGCCGAGCAAGACCGCCTGAACGATGAGACGCCCGACGTCGGAATCGTCATGGGTAGCGATTCGGACCTCGAGGTTATGATGACCGGCGGGAAACGCCGCGGTGCCTACGACGCGTTCGTCGACGAACTCGGCTTCGCCGAGCAGACCGACTACGAGAACTCACCGGAAGAACGGTTTACGTTCGAGACGTACGTCACCTCGGCTCACCGCACGCCGGATCTGATGACGGCGTACGCCGAGACGGCCGAAGATCGGGGCCTCGAGGTCATCATCGCCGGGGCTGGCGGCAAGTCGGCCGATCTGCCGAACATGACGGCCTCGATCGCCTACCCGCTGCCGGTGATTGGCGTCCCCGTCCAGGAGAAGTCCGTCGACAGCGTCATCGGGATGCCAACCGGCGCCCCGCTGGTCGCCGTCGACGCCGGCAAGTCGTTCAACGCCGCGCTCTCTGCGGCGCAGATCCTCGCCCGCCAGCACGATTCGGTCCGTGACCGACTCGTCGCCTACCACGACGGCCTCCGTGAGGGTGTCGGAACCGTCTCTCGCGACCTGCACGATCAGGGAACGAAGACGTTCTCGAGCGAGTAA
- the ribH gene encoding 6,7-dimethyl-8-ribityllumazine synthase — MTTLGLVVAEFNRPITEQMEQEALEAAQAAGADVYETVSVPGVYDAPLAADRLARLEAVDAVAVIGTVITGDTDHDQVITDATAQRLSDVSLERDTPVTLGVTGPGMSAAESRERVENAAKAVDGALDLVAQLPDPDQQ, encoded by the coding sequence ATGACCACGCTCGGATTGGTGGTCGCGGAGTTCAACCGTCCGATCACCGAGCAGATGGAACAAGAGGCTCTCGAGGCAGCCCAGGCCGCAGGTGCCGACGTGTACGAGACGGTCTCCGTCCCGGGCGTCTACGACGCCCCGCTGGCGGCAGACCGACTCGCCCGCCTCGAGGCGGTCGACGCCGTCGCCGTCATCGGGACGGTCATCACCGGCGACACCGACCACGATCAGGTGATCACCGACGCGACCGCCCAGCGGCTCTCCGACGTGAGTCTCGAGCGTGACACCCCCGTGACCCTCGGCGTAACGGGGCCCGGTATGTCCGCCGCGGAATCGCGCGAACGCGTCGAAAACGCGGCGAAAGCCGTCGACGGCGCGCTCGATCTCGTCGCACAACTTCCCGACCCAGATCAACAATGA
- a CDS encoding aryl-sulfate sulfotransferase — protein MTQRTRITVVAVVIVLLIVSLGVQAVVVDRDADIVNEDERYPGNTLVGVHSYNDDGRVVELAPDGEVVWEWSVPNSRVFGVEQLDPETVLAAVAVKTPAEDCPDEYLEYEERDDHCVHNRVVEIDKESGEVGWEYDWYDEFIGHHEVHDVERLDNGETAIIDMGNDRSFTVDREGEITWEWQAEDHLTPGTPFYEDYGGPEKDGEHDDWTHMNDIDHLENGNFQMSLRNFDVIIEVDPETDEIVDVVGEPGNHSVLERQHNPHRLEAQGTMVIADSENDRIVEHDLESDEHIWQYTGPSGEQLQWPRDADRLPNGNTLITDSQNNRVLEVDPDGEIVWQYDDLDGTVIPLPYEADRIGVDERSDAPPGDELTAVDNERSTVESILSEWEAMAQYAFPTWMHLPQILHVVGIVLGVLWLAAEGVVFSWRRFVG, from the coding sequence ATGACTCAGCGAACACGCATTACCGTCGTCGCCGTCGTTATCGTCCTCCTGATCGTTTCACTCGGCGTCCAAGCGGTCGTCGTCGACCGTGACGCCGATATCGTCAACGAAGACGAGCGATACCCCGGGAATACGCTCGTCGGCGTCCACTCGTACAACGACGACGGGCGAGTCGTCGAGTTGGCGCCCGACGGCGAGGTCGTCTGGGAGTGGTCAGTACCGAACTCGCGCGTGTTCGGCGTCGAACAACTCGATCCGGAGACGGTGCTCGCAGCCGTCGCCGTCAAAACCCCCGCCGAAGACTGTCCCGATGAATACCTCGAGTACGAGGAGCGAGACGACCATTGCGTCCACAACCGCGTCGTCGAGATCGACAAGGAGTCGGGAGAGGTCGGCTGGGAATACGATTGGTACGACGAGTTCATCGGCCACCACGAGGTCCACGACGTCGAACGACTCGACAACGGCGAGACGGCGATTATCGACATGGGGAACGATCGATCGTTCACTGTCGACCGCGAGGGCGAGATCACCTGGGAGTGGCAGGCCGAGGACCATCTGACTCCCGGCACGCCGTTTTACGAGGATTACGGCGGGCCCGAGAAGGACGGCGAACACGACGACTGGACGCATATGAACGACATCGACCACCTCGAGAACGGGAACTTCCAGATGAGTCTCCGGAACTTCGACGTGATAATAGAAGTCGATCCGGAGACCGACGAGATCGTCGACGTCGTCGGCGAGCCGGGTAACCACAGCGTTCTGGAACGCCAGCACAACCCTCACCGACTCGAGGCCCAGGGGACGATGGTCATCGCAGACAGCGAAAACGATCGCATCGTCGAGCACGACCTCGAGTCCGACGAACACATCTGGCAGTACACCGGCCCCTCGGGTGAGCAACTGCAGTGGCCCAGGGATGCCGACCGACTGCCAAACGGCAACACGCTCATCACCGACTCCCAAAACAACCGCGTACTCGAGGTCGATCCCGATGGCGAGATCGTCTGGCAGTACGACGACCTCGACGGCACCGTGATCCCGCTGCCGTACGAGGCCGACCGTATCGGCGTCGACGAACGGTCGGACGCACCGCCGGGCGATGAGTTGACCGCGGTCGACAACGAGCGCAGCACCGTCGAGTCGATACTCAGCGAGTGGGAGGCGATGGCCCAGTACGCTTTCCCGACGTGGATGCACCTCCCGCAGATACTGCACGTCGTCGGTATCGTCCTCGGCGTGTTGTGGCTCGCCGCGGAGGGCGTCGTTTTCAGTTGGCGACGGTTCGTCGGCTAG
- a CDS encoding NADH-quinone oxidoreductase subunit A, translated as MNDWIAIGALALVGLLIPLGMMAVSYLLRPSVPETSKRATYESGEVPTGGTRIRFNIQYYMVALLFLVFDIETVLLFPWAVVYLDAVESDAVSLLEILGPMLLFVAILMVGLAWAWRNGAVQWAQTPRQLASGDDRQ; from the coding sequence ATGAATGATTGGATCGCAATCGGGGCGCTGGCGCTCGTAGGACTGCTGATACCGCTCGGAATGATGGCGGTATCGTACCTCTTACGGCCGTCTGTCCCCGAAACGAGTAAACGTGCCACCTACGAGAGTGGCGAGGTTCCAACCGGCGGGACGCGCATTCGGTTCAATATCCAGTACTACATGGTTGCGCTTTTGTTCCTCGTTTTCGATATCGAGACCGTCCTTCTGTTCCCCTGGGCGGTCGTCTACCTGGATGCCGTCGAATCGGACGCCGTCTCGCTGCTCGAGATCCTCGGGCCGATGCTGTTGTTCGTCGCCATCCTGATGGTCGGACTCGCATGGGCGTGGCGCAACGGTGCAGTACAGTGGGCACAGACACCGCGTCAGTTAGCGTCCGGTGATGATCGACAATGA
- a CDS encoding helix-turn-helix domain-containing protein — protein MGFIAEIHLSHDDLALIPTIRRSPDITLRYEYTTPTDERSRQFVSAFGGDYTALEEAMAADHTISDPTRVATFENRSIYRVTVETALEVIPEHCIERDLFVFSVTSNGKGWVARVHLPNRDALAAFRECCQEERISFHVTQLYDSSVSDQRTYVLSEQQYEILSLAYYAGYFDVPRECTQDDLAEQFEISDSAVSQRLRRAISELIAGTIENDRTPAEYE, from the coding sequence ATGGGATTTATTGCCGAAATTCACCTCTCTCACGACGATCTGGCGCTGATACCGACGATCAGACGCTCCCCCGACATCACGCTCCGGTACGAGTACACGACACCGACTGACGAACGGAGTCGTCAGTTTGTCTCCGCGTTCGGCGGTGATTACACGGCCCTCGAGGAGGCGATGGCGGCGGATCACACGATTTCGGATCCGACACGTGTCGCGACGTTCGAGAATCGATCGATCTACCGTGTGACGGTCGAGACCGCCCTCGAGGTCATCCCTGAGCACTGTATCGAACGTGATCTGTTCGTGTTTAGCGTTACGAGCAACGGCAAGGGGTGGGTCGCGCGTGTCCACCTCCCGAACCGTGATGCGCTGGCCGCGTTCCGGGAGTGTTGTCAGGAGGAACGCATCTCGTTTCACGTCACGCAGTTGTACGACTCGTCGGTTTCCGATCAGCGGACGTACGTGCTCTCCGAACAACAGTACGAAATCCTCTCGCTGGCGTACTACGCTGGCTACTTCGACGTGCCACGGGAGTGTACGCAGGACGACCTCGCCGAGCAGTTCGAAATCTCCGATTCGGCGGTCTCACAGCGGCTTCGCCGCGCCATCTCGGAGCTAATCGCCGGTACGATCGAAAACGACCGAACGCCGGCCGAATACGAGTGA
- a CDS encoding pyridoxal phosphate-dependent aminotransferase → MTMEFTDRVTRVEPSATLAISALATELEADGADVVDLSVGEPDFPTPRNIIDAGQDAMDAGHTGYTTSAGILELREAIADKLADDGLDHGPDEIIVTPGAKQALYEIVQALIQDGDEVVLLDPAWVSYEAMVKMAGGDLTRVDLSETDFQLEPALDDLAEAVSDDTELLVVNSPSNPTGAVYSDAALEGVRDLAVEHDITVISDEIYKEITYGVEPTSLGTLEGMADRTVTVNGFSKAYSMTGWRLGYFAGPKDLIDQAGKLHSHSVSSAVNFVQHAGIEALENTDDAVKEMTEAFEERRDLVVDLLDEHGVDVAVPEGAFYMMLPVDDDDQAWCEGAIEDAHVATVPGSAFGTPGYARISYAASEERLEEGIERLVEEGYL, encoded by the coding sequence ATGACGATGGAATTCACCGACCGCGTAACCCGAGTCGAACCGTCCGCAACGCTTGCGATCTCCGCCCTCGCGACCGAACTCGAGGCCGACGGCGCAGACGTCGTCGACCTCTCCGTCGGCGAACCCGACTTCCCGACGCCGCGGAACATCATCGACGCCGGACAGGACGCGATGGATGCTGGCCACACCGGCTACACGACCTCGGCTGGAATCCTCGAACTGCGCGAAGCGATCGCCGACAAGCTGGCCGACGACGGTCTCGATCACGGTCCCGACGAGATAATCGTCACGCCCGGTGCGAAACAGGCGCTCTACGAGATCGTGCAGGCACTCATTCAGGACGGCGACGAGGTCGTCCTGCTCGATCCCGCGTGGGTCTCCTACGAGGCGATGGTCAAGATGGCCGGCGGCGACCTCACCCGCGTCGACCTCTCCGAGACCGACTTCCAACTCGAGCCCGCCCTCGACGACCTCGCCGAGGCCGTCTCCGACGACACCGAACTGCTGGTCGTCAACTCGCCGTCGAACCCAACCGGCGCGGTCTACTCCGACGCAGCACTCGAGGGCGTCCGCGATCTCGCCGTCGAACACGACATCACCGTCATCTCCGACGAGATCTACAAGGAGATCACCTACGGCGTCGAGCCAACCAGCCTCGGCACGCTCGAGGGGATGGCCGACCGCACGGTCACGGTCAACGGCTTCTCGAAGGCGTACTCGATGACCGGCTGGCGACTCGGCTACTTCGCCGGCCCCAAGGACCTGATCGATCAGGCCGGCAAACTCCACAGCCACTCGGTCTCCTCCGCGGTGAACTTCGTCCAGCACGCCGGCATCGAAGCCCTCGAGAACACCGACGACGCCGTCAAAGAGATGACCGAAGCGTTCGAGGAACGGCGCGACCTCGTCGTCGACTTACTCGACGAACACGGCGTCGACGTCGCCGTCCCCGAAGGCGCGTTTTATATGATGCTCCCCGTCGATGACGACGATCAGGCCTGGTGTGAGGGCGCGATCGAAGATGCCCACGTCGCGACGGTTCCCGGCAGCGCCTTTGGCACCCCCGGCTACGCGCGGATCTCCTACGCTGCGAGCGAGGAGCGACTCGAGGAAGGCATCGAGCGACTGGTCGAAGAAGGCTATCTGTAA
- a CDS encoding alkaline phosphatase family protein, translated as MSGTFDRDDDASTTTTVNDSSGLETLVIGIDAGCLPVFERLFEDDRIPTLERLCSEGVTAPLESQIPPWTPSAWPSIYTGVNPGKHGTIGFVGYDGYDWHVTSNDDVNEHPLWTLLDQHGRSSVVVNAPVTHPPDEFDGAVIPGFLGPEDPACHPEGLLDDVRDAIGDYRVYPKYTRDNDSLSDAEKIAEYRRLVGMRGEAFRYLVDEFEPDLGFVQFQKTDTVFHEFDGDEAMVEEVYEATDEQIAAILEAHDPDRLFLVSDHGMGPYDGYEFRLNEFLRDEGYIETTTGGKGMPSWTPMRRRLREGKEYDTWEPGTAARLAAVAARFGITARRLRIALEQVGLAEFAKKYAPGGVSRTANEQVDFAASTAYVRARTELGVRINLEGRDPDGVVPPEEYDEVREDLIRTLQGVETPDGEPFFETVAPRERYFHGEHVDDAVDIVTIPNGFEHALSEQLGDGEYFGPVEPWNHKLDGVFVAMGEGIDEGQSLEHVHLFDVAPTIMAAMDVPISDRMDGTVAPIVDPVDSMSYPAYDESDEHDQPAPDDEVTDRLADLGYLN; from the coding sequence ATGAGTGGGACCTTCGACCGTGACGACGACGCATCGACGACGACTACTGTAAACGACTCGAGCGGGCTGGAGACGCTGGTGATCGGGATCGACGCGGGCTGTTTACCCGTGTTCGAGCGACTGTTCGAGGACGATCGGATTCCGACCCTCGAACGGCTCTGTTCGGAGGGGGTGACGGCTCCGCTCGAGTCACAGATCCCGCCGTGGACGCCGAGTGCGTGGCCCTCGATCTACACCGGCGTCAACCCCGGCAAACACGGCACCATCGGTTTCGTCGGCTACGACGGCTACGACTGGCACGTGACGAGCAACGACGACGTCAACGAACACCCGCTGTGGACGCTGCTGGACCAACACGGTCGCTCGAGCGTCGTCGTCAACGCTCCCGTCACCCACCCGCCGGACGAGTTCGACGGCGCGGTGATTCCCGGCTTTCTCGGGCCCGAAGATCCCGCCTGCCATCCCGAGGGACTGCTAGACGACGTCCGGGACGCGATCGGCGACTATCGCGTCTACCCGAAGTACACGCGCGACAACGACTCGCTGTCAGACGCCGAAAAGATCGCGGAGTACCGGCGACTCGTCGGGATGCGCGGGGAGGCGTTCCGGTATCTCGTCGACGAGTTCGAGCCGGATCTCGGCTTCGTCCAGTTCCAGAAGACGGACACGGTGTTTCACGAATTCGACGGCGACGAGGCGATGGTCGAGGAGGTTTACGAGGCGACCGACGAACAGATCGCGGCGATCCTCGAGGCGCACGATCCCGACCGTCTCTTCCTCGTCAGCGACCACGGCATGGGACCGTACGACGGATACGAGTTCCGGCTCAACGAGTTCCTCCGCGACGAGGGCTACATCGAGACGACGACCGGCGGGAAGGGGATGCCGTCGTGGACGCCGATGCGGCGGCGGCTCCGCGAGGGCAAGGAGTACGACACGTGGGAGCCCGGAACGGCCGCACGCCTCGCCGCAGTCGCGGCGCGGTTCGGGATCACCGCTCGTCGACTCAGGATCGCCCTCGAGCAGGTTGGACTCGCGGAGTTCGCGAAGAAGTACGCCCCGGGCGGGGTCTCTCGGACGGCGAACGAACAGGTCGACTTCGCTGCATCGACGGCGTACGTCCGTGCTCGAACCGAACTCGGGGTCCGGATCAACCTCGAGGGCCGAGATCCGGACGGCGTCGTCCCGCCCGAGGAGTACGACGAGGTACGCGAAGACCTCATCCGGACGCTTCAGGGTGTCGAAACGCCCGACGGAGAGCCGTTCTTCGAGACGGTCGCCCCCCGCGAGCGATACTTCCACGGCGAGCACGTCGATGACGCCGTCGACATCGTGACGATTCCCAACGGGTTCGAACACGCCCTCTCCGAGCAACTCGGCGACGGCGAATACTTCGGCCCGGTCGAGCCGTGGAACCACAAGCTCGATGGCGTCTTCGTCGCGATGGGCGAGGGAATCGACGAGGGCCAATCGCTCGAGCACGTCCATCTGTTCGATGTCGCACCGACGATCATGGCCGCGATGGACGTTCCCATCAGCGATCGCATGGACGGGACTGTCGCACCTATCGTCGACCCCGTCGATTCGATGTCGTATCCGGCCTACGACGAGTCGGACGAACACGACCAGCCGGCGCCGGACGACGAAGTCACCGATCGGCTAGCAGATCTCGGCTATCTGAACTGA